From a region of the Methanobrevibacter sp. V74 genome:
- a CDS encoding 4Fe-4S binding protein, translated as MGLGSFFKRGKESKKEEVIEDCHINIRMEDCDACEKCAIACPNNVLQINKNACSVRDSRVCKNCKICMAICPNECITIN; from the coding sequence ATGGGTTTAGGTTCATTTTTTAAGAGAGGTAAAGAGAGTAAAAAGGAAGAAGTAATTGAGGATTGCCATATTAATATTAGAATGGAGGATTGTGATGCTTGTGAAAAGTGTGCAATCGCTTGTCCAAATAATGTTTTACAAATAAATAAGAATGCCTGTTCTGTTCGTGACTCCAGAGTATGTAAGAACTGTAAAATATGCATGGCAATTTGTCCAAATGAGTGCATTACTATTAATTAA
- a CDS encoding alpha/beta hydrolase, which yields MTELKLTNIWDKVFPKSENVCHEKVSFKNRYGIELAADLYKPLDNDSKLPAIACSGPFGAVKEQVSGLYAQKLAEMGFLTIAFDPSFTGESGGEPRFMASPDINTEDFQAAIDFLATNGDVDAERIGICGICGWGGIALNAASLDTRVKATVTSTMYNMTRQIGKGYYDEADNADARYEMKVALNNQRTEDFKNGEYTRIGGVVKEVTDDMPKFAKDYHDYYIELGYHPRSPGSNDGWNVIGCMSFISQPIIAYSDEIRSPVLMIHGEKAHSRYFSEDEFAKLTGDNKELMIIPNAVHTDLYYKTDVIPFDKIAEFYNKYL from the coding sequence ATGACAGAATTGAAATTAACTAACATATGGGATAAGGTGTTTCCTAAATCTGAAAATGTATGTCATGAGAAGGTGTCATTCAAAAATAGATACGGTATTGAATTGGCTGCTGATTTATACAAACCATTAGATAATGATTCTAAATTACCAGCAATTGCATGTTCCGGACCATTTGGTGCTGTTAAAGAACAGGTTTCAGGATTATATGCACAAAAATTAGCCGAAATGGGATTTTTAACCATTGCATTTGATCCATCATTTACAGGTGAAAGCGGAGGCGAACCACGCTTCATGGCGTCTCCGGATATCAACACTGAAGATTTCCAGGCTGCAATAGACTTTTTAGCTACAAATGGTGATGTTGATGCCGAAAGAATTGGCATTTGTGGAATCTGTGGATGGGGTGGAATAGCTTTAAATGCTGCAAGTCTAGATACTCGTGTTAAGGCAACTGTAACTTCAACCATGTATAACATGACTCGCCAAATTGGAAAAGGATATTATGATGAGGCGGATAATGCTGATGCAAGATATGAAATGAAAGTAGCCCTGAACAATCAAAGAACTGAAGACTTTAAAAATGGTGAGTATACAAGAATAGGTGGAGTTGTAAAAGAAGTAACTGATGATATGCCGAAATTTGCAAAAGATTATCATGATTACTATATTGAGTTAGGATATCATCCAAGATCTCCTGGTTCAAACGACGGATGGAATGTTATTGGCTGCATGTCCTTTATATCCCAACCGATAATTGCATATTCAGATGAGATTCGATCTCCTGTTTTGATGATTCATGGTGAAAAAGCGCATTCTAGGTATTTCTCAGAAGACGAATTTGCTAAATTAACTGGAGACAATAAAGAATTAATGATTATCCCAAATGCGGTTCACACTGATTTGTACTATAAAACTGATGTAATTCCATTTGACAAAATTGCAGAGTTTTACAATAAATATTTGTAG